In Gemmatimonadaceae bacterium, a single window of DNA contains:
- a CDS encoding Ig-like domain-containing protein, whose product MTLIGMPVARSIVASLDYTRSVTRSGWNFYRFTDAGGVAHELTSAANSGLPGFVKFNSITAPDITFYPAGSASVPASSFELDLARVGPPGERFVLTNLAFRHQGYFVSDADPVTAPTLPYLFDTGTNITIVGDQIAGMLHLVAGGGSFNCLGGTSNGYVLDAITAVAAGGAYVVNSANVCWQQNAILDGGARFSAVIGSNLFDQVRIVLDGPRNKLGVGPVAPSPVFWQPAPRNYCTTTGGPVVVSLAVSIADPNLTLGQQIQATAVATDNLGSDFALPAIWSSSNTAVATVSANGLVTAVGPGFAAIVAHAAGLTAAAQVSVGTVEGSHQPSK is encoded by the coding sequence GTGACACTCATCGGCATGCCGGTCGCTCGCAGCATCGTGGCCAGCTTGGACTACACGCGGAGCGTGACGAGATCGGGGTGGAACTTCTACCGATTCACCGACGCGGGCGGTGTCGCACATGAACTCACGAGCGCCGCCAACAGCGGGCTTCCTGGATTCGTCAAGTTCAATTCCATCACGGCGCCCGACATCACCTTCTATCCGGCGGGTTCCGCGTCCGTTCCGGCCAGTTCGTTCGAACTCGACCTGGCCCGAGTTGGACCACCGGGCGAGCGTTTCGTGCTCACGAACCTCGCCTTCCGCCACCAGGGCTATTTCGTATCTGATGCTGATCCGGTAACAGCACCAACCCTGCCATACCTGTTCGATACGGGGACAAACATTACCATCGTCGGCGACCAGATCGCGGGAATGCTGCATCTGGTGGCTGGCGGCGGCTCGTTCAATTGTCTTGGCGGTACCAGCAACGGCTATGTGCTGGATGCGATCACGGCGGTCGCTGCCGGCGGCGCGTACGTCGTCAACAGCGCAAACGTCTGCTGGCAGCAGAATGCAATCCTCGACGGCGGGGCCAGGTTCAGCGCCGTCATCGGCTCTAACCTGTTTGATCAGGTGCGCATTGTCCTCGACGGGCCGCGCAACAAGCTGGGCGTCGGTCCCGTCGCGCCATCGCCGGTGTTCTGGCAGCCGGCGCCTCGGAACTACTGCACGACGACGGGCGGACCTGTCGTCGTCTCCTTGGCGGTGTCGATCGCGGATCCCAACCTCACTCTGGGACAGCAGATCCAAGCCACCGCCGTTGCGACCGACAACCTCGGCAGCGACTTCGCGCTCCCGGCGATCTGGTCCAGCAGCAACACTGCGGTCGCGACCGTCTCCGCGAACGGTCTCGTTACCGCAGTGGGACCCGGATTCGCGGCCATTGTCGCACACGCGGCAGGGCTGACCGCCGCAGCCCAGGTGTCCGTGGGAACCGTCGAGGGTAGCCACCAGCCGAGCAAGTGA
- a CDS encoding CHAT domain-containing protein: MSRRGESMMVRTLIPCAVLCIATPLTTRVTVEAQESRMVAPVTQGVVSLGQTVRGTLASPSPHAWGLVAMKGEYVEVELLPKGDHLRMRILTPDGVVRRVLDPVRIAQGKRSVRWIAEAAGQWALEIGLTDGANTASYELRWAIRRAPTDADRAVSAADSINDLATRLARLPRDSVSVTLLRRALELRESALGVSDVEVAATLQELAQLLAGRARYAEAESLALRALTIRQEQLGPENLAVARSLNQLASLSERSRLPLADSLYRGSLAMSQRLLGREHRDNILTLANLGAVLIRRRGYVDADSTLRLAVAIAERTFGIDNGRTYTPLFNLAFLYKEQGRADEAAPLYARLISMREKELGADHLDVARLVTDLAGMFERQGRYTDAELQRRRALAAFEKANRGPDTNVAYCLAALGWNLYLQGRYAEAESIQRSAMAMWEATVGPDHISGSYTLQNLAILLGSQGRYADAERLHRRALSIKEKALGLEHPEVAGSLNDLGVLFWRSARSGEAEPLFRRSLAIRENRFGAEHRVVAENLNNLGLLLVGQARYAEAEPLFRRALEIKEKADGREHLASATTLGNLGHLYALQRRFDEAEPLLRRALAIEERALGRDHPELQPALFSLGYMLINRRRYAEAESTFRRAISVGRNAKDAIDKQYTIADVYMVQGRFSEAEPIYLRALAARELTFGPTSPRTASALVDVARSAFQARRAAVSALTRLNRAVTIFDAAPTGTFNPIERIRAYSWRARIRKASGDRARALTDLAEAIRSVEELRPQVGGSEETRAIFFGRYTELFELMITWRLESRDVGAALEYAERGRARVLLDQLAAGKIDLRQSIPSDVRIPLEARESNARARLAEYQERVTRLAARTDILQDERNRQSAVATDSLRAAERDVRSVYDDIKNASALWRDLITSGGQPVPLATIQRGLVPQRSLLALYQIGEERSFLFLVPAVGAPSVVNLQVTAADASTLGVRPGALTVAALEQALGAPKAGGAAGIAAVLGQAPRGAVSAAAARSSVQQLHALRRILMPDSVWNRIRGVEQVVLIPGRGLYQLPFEALVVTVGSTDAETRYWLDDGPAIRYAASATTLYNLEQRPRARVVAAAGHKAVVSLSAPIFDGATSSSSLVGATARTDSVKLVVDARGASPVTRSSFVDGGGILAPLPGTASETDAIRAAFGVSPSSGGVVALQGREATEANLRPALLGTRFIHLATHGLVDESRGALFAALALTPPATATASDDGFLQLHEIYQLRLPEAELAVLSACATNVGSTIDSEGVFALSRGFLAAGARRVIASQWAVDDRSTADLMGGFFRTIAAAEQGGSAVDYTRALRDAKRALRRDPKWANPYFWAPFILTGAR; the protein is encoded by the coding sequence ATGTCGCGTCGAGGCGAATCCATGATGGTGCGCACGCTGATTCCGTGCGCGGTGCTGTGCATCGCAACGCCGTTGACCACGCGCGTCACGGTCGAGGCGCAGGAGTCGCGCATGGTCGCGCCCGTGACGCAGGGAGTCGTCTCGCTGGGCCAGACCGTTCGCGGCACACTCGCGTCGCCGTCGCCCCACGCGTGGGGGCTTGTCGCAATGAAGGGTGAGTATGTCGAGGTCGAGCTATTGCCAAAGGGCGATCATCTGCGAATGCGAATACTCACGCCGGACGGCGTGGTGCGACGTGTGCTCGATCCAGTGCGAATCGCTCAGGGTAAGCGTTCAGTGCGTTGGATCGCAGAGGCCGCAGGGCAGTGGGCGCTGGAAATCGGACTCACCGATGGCGCGAATACCGCATCGTACGAGCTCCGCTGGGCGATCCGTCGCGCGCCGACCGACGCTGATCGCGCCGTAAGCGCTGCCGATAGCATCAACGATCTCGCGACGCGACTCGCGCGGCTGCCGCGCGACAGCGTGTCGGTGACGCTCCTCCGCCGTGCGCTCGAACTCCGCGAGTCCGCGTTGGGGGTCAGTGATGTGGAAGTCGCCGCGACCCTGCAGGAACTTGCTCAGCTCCTGGCGGGCAGGGCGCGTTACGCGGAGGCGGAATCGCTTGCACTTCGCGCACTCACCATTCGACAAGAGCAACTCGGACCCGAGAACCTCGCCGTCGCAAGAAGTCTGAACCAGTTAGCGAGTCTCAGTGAGCGGTCGCGCCTGCCACTGGCTGATTCGCTGTACCGCGGGTCGCTCGCGATGAGCCAGAGGCTACTGGGCCGCGAGCATCGCGACAACATCCTTACGTTGGCCAATCTGGGCGCGGTGCTCATTCGGCGCCGTGGGTACGTCGATGCCGACTCCACGCTGCGTCTGGCAGTGGCTATCGCCGAGCGGACGTTCGGCATCGACAACGGACGCACGTATACGCCCCTCTTCAACCTCGCGTTCCTGTACAAGGAGCAAGGACGCGCGGATGAGGCGGCGCCGCTTTACGCGCGGTTGATTTCAATGCGCGAGAAAGAGCTTGGCGCAGACCACCTCGACGTTGCACGATTGGTGACTGACCTTGCGGGCATGTTCGAACGCCAGGGACGCTATACCGACGCGGAATTGCAGCGACGTCGTGCACTGGCCGCGTTTGAAAAGGCGAACCGCGGTCCCGATACCAACGTGGCCTACTGTCTCGCGGCACTCGGCTGGAACCTGTACTTGCAGGGCCGCTATGCCGAGGCCGAGTCGATCCAGCGTAGCGCAATGGCTATGTGGGAAGCCACCGTTGGCCCTGACCACATCTCCGGGAGCTATACCCTTCAGAATCTTGCCATTCTTCTGGGCTCTCAAGGACGATATGCTGACGCCGAGCGTCTGCACCGACGTGCTCTTAGCATCAAGGAGAAGGCGCTTGGACTCGAACATCCCGAAGTGGCAGGAAGTCTGAATGACCTTGGCGTGCTGTTTTGGCGTTCGGCGCGTAGCGGTGAGGCTGAGCCGCTATTCCGGCGGAGTCTCGCAATTCGCGAGAATCGGTTCGGAGCTGAACATCGAGTCGTTGCGGAGAACCTCAACAACTTGGGGTTACTGTTGGTTGGTCAGGCTCGCTACGCCGAGGCGGAGCCACTTTTTCGTCGGGCTCTTGAGATAAAGGAGAAGGCCGACGGCCGAGAGCACTTAGCGTCTGCGACGACGCTGGGCAACCTCGGTCACTTATACGCACTGCAGCGCCGATTTGACGAGGCGGAGCCGCTGCTGCGCCGTGCGCTTGCCATCGAAGAGAGGGCGCTGGGTCGCGACCATCCGGAATTGCAGCCGGCCCTTTTCAGCCTCGGCTACATGCTGATCAACCGGCGACGGTACGCTGAAGCGGAATCCACTTTTCGCCGGGCCATCTCCGTCGGTCGTAATGCGAAGGATGCAATAGACAAGCAATACACCATCGCCGACGTGTACATGGTACAGGGCCGATTTTCGGAGGCCGAACCGATCTATCTGCGTGCGCTAGCCGCTCGAGAGCTGACTTTCGGTCCAACGAGCCCACGAACCGCTTCAGCTTTGGTCGACGTTGCGCGGAGTGCTTTTCAGGCGAGGCGGGCGGCGGTGAGTGCGTTGACACGGCTCAACAGGGCCGTCACCATCTTTGACGCTGCCCCTACCGGCACTTTCAACCCCATCGAACGAATCCGGGCGTACTCGTGGAGAGCGCGGATCCGCAAGGCGAGTGGCGATCGCGCGCGGGCCCTCACCGATCTCGCTGAGGCGATCCGTTCGGTTGAGGAACTACGTCCGCAGGTTGGCGGTAGCGAGGAAACCCGCGCGATCTTCTTTGGCCGATATACTGAACTTTTTGAGTTAATGATCACGTGGAGGCTTGAGTCGCGTGATGTTGGCGCGGCGCTCGAATACGCCGAACGGGGTCGGGCCCGAGTCCTGCTCGATCAACTGGCCGCCGGCAAGATCGATCTGCGTCAGAGCATACCGTCGGACGTGCGCATTCCCCTCGAAGCCCGTGAGTCGAACGCCCGGGCGCGGTTGGCCGAGTATCAGGAACGCGTCACTCGGCTCGCGGCGCGCACGGACATACTCCAGGACGAACGGAACCGTCAGAGCGCCGTCGCCACCGATTCGCTTCGCGCTGCCGAACGTGACGTACGCTCAGTGTACGACGATATCAAGAACGCCAGTGCATTGTGGCGTGACCTGATTACGTCGGGTGGTCAACCGGTCCCACTCGCCACGATCCAGCGGGGCCTGGTGCCTCAGCGCAGCCTACTGGCGCTGTACCAGATCGGTGAGGAGCGCAGCTTCCTCTTCCTCGTGCCAGCCGTCGGTGCGCCTTCGGTGGTCAACTTGCAAGTCACTGCTGCCGACGCGAGTACGCTCGGCGTGCGACCGGGTGCTCTCACCGTTGCCGCACTCGAGCAGGCACTCGGCGCGCCCAAGGCAGGTGGTGCAGCAGGAATCGCCGCTGTGTTAGGGCAGGCACCGCGCGGCGCGGTGAGCGCGGCAGCTGCGCGCTCGTCCGTGCAGCAGCTACATGCGCTGCGGCGCATTCTCATGCCGGATTCAGTCTGGAATCGGATTCGTGGTGTCGAGCAGGTGGTACTCATACCGGGTCGCGGGCTCTACCAGTTGCCGTTCGAGGCACTTGTCGTGACGGTGGGCTCCACGGATGCGGAGACGCGCTATTGGTTGGATGACGGCCCGGCCATTCGCTACGCGGCATCGGCCACCACTTTGTACAATCTCGAACAGCGACCGAGGGCTCGGGTTGTTGCGGCCGCCGGTCACAAAGCGGTGGTGAGCCTTTCGGCGCCCATCTTTGATGGTGCTACGTCATCCTCGTCACTGGTGGGTGCCACGGCACGGACCGATTCCGTCAAGTTGGTGGTTGATGCGCGTGGAGCATCGCCAGTCACGCGATCCAGTTTTGTCGACGGCGGCGGCATTCTGGCGCCACTTCCCGGCACGGCATCGGAAACGGACGCCATCCGAGCAGCGTTTGGCGTGTCGCCGTCATCGGGCGGAGTGGTTGCGCTGCAAGGTCGCGAGGCGACGGAGGCCAATCTTCGCCCGGCCCTCCTTGGCACGCGCTTCATTCATCTGGCCACTCACGGACTTGTCGACGAAAGCCGCGGAGCGCTGTTCGCGGCACTGGCCCTGACGCCGCCAGCGACGGCCACGGCCAGTGACGATGGATTTCTGCAGCTGCACGAGATCTACCAGCTGCGATTGCCGGAAGCAGAACTCGCGGTATTGTCGGCGTGCGCCACGAATGTCGGTTCCACGATCGACAGCGAGGGTGTGTTCGCGCTGTCGCGTGGTTTCCTGGCCGCCGGTGCACGACGCGTGATCGCGAGTCAGTGGGCCGTTGAC